In one Armatimonadota bacterium genomic region, the following are encoded:
- the argH gene encoding argininosuccinate lyase — MSKLWEKGYRLHEAIERFEVGDDVWLDQRLAWADLLGSIAHARMLGRIGILTAEEVARLEAALRELLAEARQGRLTLTVQDEDIHTKVEGLLVERLGDLGKKLHTGRSRNDQVLVDLRLYTKRALLDLQEAVLACAEALLDFAARHRDLPMPGYTHLQRAMLSSVGLWAGAFVEALLDDLTLCETAYRLNDQSPLGSAAGYGVPLPLDRAYTAQLLGFARVQPNVLYVQNSRGKFELAALQAAAQVAVDLAKLAEDLLLFTTSEFGFFRVAEELATGSSIMPQKRNLDAVELVRARCRWVIGLQAQVGTIVAGCPSGYNGDLQETKRPLMEGLDTVTACLRVMALTVAHTTPDPERLAAACTPELFATDAALQLVAAGVPFRDAYRQVATGVVPVERPADLAAALARRSSEGAPGNLGLEGARARWQAERARVGEERERFEGALAALA, encoded by the coding sequence GTGAGCAAGCTCTGGGAGAAGGGCTACCGGCTGCACGAGGCGATCGAGCGCTTCGAGGTGGGGGACGACGTCTGGCTGGACCAGCGCCTGGCCTGGGCCGACCTGCTGGGCTCCATCGCCCACGCCCGCATGCTCGGCCGCATCGGCATCCTCACCGCCGAGGAGGTGGCGCGCCTGGAGGCGGCGCTGCGTGAGCTGCTGGCCGAGGCGCGCCAGGGACGCCTCACCCTGACGGTGCAGGACGAGGACATCCACACGAAGGTGGAAGGGCTGCTGGTGGAGCGCCTGGGCGACCTGGGCAAGAAGCTCCACACCGGGCGCTCCCGCAACGACCAAGTGCTGGTCGACCTGCGGCTGTACACCAAGCGGGCGCTCCTCGACCTGCAGGAGGCGGTCCTGGCCTGCGCCGAGGCGCTCCTCGACTTCGCCGCCCGCCACCGCGACCTGCCCATGCCCGGCTACACCCACCTGCAGCGGGCCATGCTCTCCTCGGTGGGGCTGTGGGCCGGCGCCTTCGTCGAGGCCCTGCTGGACGACCTGACGCTGTGCGAGACCGCCTACCGGCTGAACGACCAGTCCCCGCTCGGCTCGGCGGCCGGCTACGGGGTCCCCCTCCCTCTCGACCGCGCCTACACGGCGCAGTTGCTGGGCTTCGCCCGGGTGCAGCCCAACGTCCTCTACGTGCAGAACAGCCGGGGGAAGTTCGAGCTGGCGGCGCTGCAGGCCGCGGCCCAGGTGGCCGTGGACCTGGCGAAGCTGGCCGAGGACCTGCTGCTCTTCACCACCAGCGAGTTCGGCTTCTTCCGCGTGGCCGAGGAGCTGGCCACGGGCTCCTCGATCATGCCCCAGAAGCGCAACCTGGACGCCGTGGAGCTGGTGCGGGCGCGCTGCCGCTGGGTGATCGGCCTGCAGGCGCAGGTGGGGACCATCGTCGCCGGCTGCCCCTCGGGCTACAACGGCGACCTGCAGGAGACGAAGCGCCCGCTCATGGAGGGGCTCGACACCGTGACGGCCTGCCTGCGCGTCATGGCCCTCACGGTGGCCCACACCACCCCCGACCCGGAGCGGCTGGCCGCCGCCTGCACGCCGGAGCTCTTCGCCACGGACGCAGCGCTGCAGCTCGTCGCCGCGGGGGTCCCCTTCCGGGACGCCTACCGCCAGGTGGCCACAGGCGTCGTACCGGTGGAGCGGCCCGCCGACCTGGCCGCGGCCCTGGCCCGGCGCTCCTCCGAGGGGGCCCCGGGCAACCTGGGCCTGGAGGGCGCCCGGGCCCGATGGCAGGCGGAGCGGGCGCGGGTCGGGGAGGAGCGGGAGCGCTTCGAGGGCGCGCTGGCCGCCCTGGCCTGA
- a CDS encoding RNA polymerase sigma factor, whose protein sequence is MSRPAAVERDFEAFVLPHLGYLYGLAVRLLGQREGAEDLVQDALLRAFRGFPRLRHHERGRLWLTRITTRAYYDRLHLDFLDLFDSEKVIAVLAALPPGYRTALILAYVYGFKAREVAESMRVPLGTVLSMLSRGRRRLERELWQFATTNGLLHREARG, encoded by the coding sequence GTGAGTCGGCCTGCTGCCGTCGAGCGCGACTTCGAAGCGTTCGTCCTCCCCCATCTCGGCTACCTGTACGGCCTGGCGGTCAGGCTGCTCGGCCAGCGCGAGGGGGCCGAGGACCTCGTCCAGGACGCGCTGCTGCGGGCCTTCCGCGGCTTCCCCCGGCTGCGTCACCACGAGCGGGGCCGGCTGTGGCTCACCCGCATCACCACCCGGGCCTACTACGACCGGTTGCACTTGGACTTCCTCGACCTCTTCGACAGCGAGAAGGTCATCGCCGTGCTGGCCGCGCTCCCGCCCGGGTACCGCACCGCCCTGATCCTGGCGTACGTGTACGGCTTCAAGGCCCGCGAGGTGGCCGAGAGCATGCGCGTCCCCCTGGGCACCGTGCTGTCCATGCTCTCGAGGGGCCGCCGGCGGCTGGAACGCGAGCTCTGGCAGTTCGCCACCACCAACGGACTGCTGCACCGGGAGGCTCGGGGATGA
- a CDS encoding zf-HC2 domain-containing protein produces the protein MITCREAVARLWAYLDRHLGRVEEAELEEHLGLCLHCCGELRFAQHLRERLRASGDSAVDEATRQRLEAFVRGIGEVE, from the coding sequence ATGATCACGTGTCGCGAAGCGGTGGCCCGCCTGTGGGCGTACCTAGACCGCCATCTCGGGCGGGTGGAGGAGGCGGAGCTGGAGGAGCACCTGGGGCTGTGCCTCCACTGCTGCGGCGAGCTGCGCTTCGCCCAACACCTGCGCGAGCGTCTGCGTGCCTCCGGAGACTCGGCGGTGGACGAGGCGACGCGCCAGCGGCTGGAAGCCTTCGTCAGGGGCATCGGGGAGGTTGAGTAG
- a CDS encoding methyltransferase domain-containing protein, whose protein sequence is MADPHRHLGAVESGDLLGQDAIKASVRAAYREIIGQETGAAAALYDPEQLAALPAGAVAQALGVGNPIRHADLRPGEVVVDLGCGGGIDTILAARAVGPQGRAIGLDILPEMLEAAARHAQAAGATNVEWVQGELEAIPLPDGVADVAIANGTVNLSPRKSRVFAEVFRILRPGGRFVAADIVVDEDLPPEIRTHPAAWAG, encoded by the coding sequence ATGGCGGATCCGCACCGTCACCTCGGCGCAGTGGAGTCGGGCGACCTGCTGGGCCAGGACGCCATCAAGGCGTCGGTCCGTGCCGCCTACCGGGAGATCATCGGCCAGGAGACGGGAGCGGCCGCCGCCCTCTACGATCCGGAGCAGCTGGCGGCGCTCCCCGCCGGCGCCGTCGCCCAGGCGCTGGGGGTCGGCAACCCGATCCGCCACGCCGACCTCCGGCCGGGCGAGGTGGTGGTGGACCTGGGCTGTGGCGGGGGGATCGACACGATCCTGGCGGCCCGGGCTGTGGGGCCCCAGGGGCGGGCCATCGGGCTCGACATCCTCCCGGAGATGCTCGAGGCGGCGGCGCGCCACGCCCAGGCGGCGGGCGCGACGAACGTGGAGTGGGTCCAGGGGGAGCTCGAGGCCATCCCCCTGCCCGACGGCGTGGCGGATGTGGCCATCGCCAACGGCACCGTGAACCTCTCGCCGCGCAAGTCGCGGGTCTTCGCCGAGGTCTTCCGGATCCTGCGCCCGGGCGGGCGCTTCGTGGCCGCCGACATCGTGGTGGACGAGGACCTGCCGCCGGAGATCCGGACTCACCCGGCCGCCTGGGCGGGGTGA
- a CDS encoding DUF1326 domain-containing protein: MGYAIEGKLLEACSCAAICPCWVGRDPDGGQCDGLIAYHYDRGEIDGVDVSGLTLALAVHIPGNVLQGGWKVVAYVDRRATPRQKEAILAAHTGRLGGPLADLAPLIGEVLGVQDVPIDFHMAEGRGTVRVGDEISGEMEPLTDLQGRPTTLVDSVFSTIPGSPAFVGTAPSLRATIPAHGIAWAFEGRNAVLGSFRFAA; the protein is encoded by the coding sequence ATGGGATACGCCATCGAGGGCAAGTTGCTGGAAGCCTGCTCGTGCGCAGCCATCTGCCCCTGCTGGGTCGGCCGCGACCCCGACGGGGGCCAGTGCGACGGGCTCATCGCCTACCACTACGACCGGGGGGAGATCGACGGGGTGGACGTCTCCGGCCTCACCCTGGCCCTGGCGGTCCACATCCCCGGCAACGTCCTCCAGGGCGGGTGGAAGGTCGTGGCCTACGTCGACCGGCGGGCCACGCCGCGGCAGAAGGAGGCGATCCTGGCAGCCCACACCGGCCGGCTCGGTGGGCCGCTGGCCGACCTGGCGCCGCTCATCGGCGAGGTGCTGGGCGTGCAGGACGTGCCCATCGACTTCCACATGGCCGAGGGCCGGGGGACGGTCCGCGTGGGCGACGAGATCAGCGGGGAGATGGAGCCCCTGACCGACCTGCAGGGGCGGCCGACGACGCTGGTGGACAGCGTCTTCAGCACGATCCCGGGCTCGCCGGCGTTTGTGGGCACGGCGCCCTCGCTGCGGGCGACGATCCCCGCCCACGGGATCGCCTGGGCCTTCGAAGGCCGGAACGCCGTCCTGGGCTCGTTCCGCTTCGCCGCCTGA
- a CDS encoding DUF2182 domain-containing protein produces MRTGPLGDGSAPSMIDALRTSDDRRWYTLAVAAVVLFAWLTLAAWGRSPYAVFLGHGDAGEVFPPPAGSSPALRLGLFVGGWVLMTVAMMLPASLPLLTLFRRMVHHRRRRGGLLVALSAGYLGVWGLFGLGAYTGDRVVHVVVDRAGAGAAAAALLLPTVLLAAGLYQFTGLKDRCLQACRSPYLFVAERWRGRRPALEAFRLGVDHGLFCVGCCWTLMLLMFAVGVGHLTWMLVLGAVMGTERAAPWGRALTRPVGVLLVLWALGRLVRGA; encoded by the coding sequence GTGCGCACCGGGCCGCTGGGCGACGGGTCCGCACCGTCTATGATCGACGCGCTGCGCACGTCCGACGACCGCCGCTGGTACACTCTGGCGGTAGCCGCGGTGGTCCTCTTCGCCTGGCTGACCCTGGCGGCCTGGGGGCGGTCCCCCTACGCGGTCTTCCTGGGCCACGGCGACGCCGGGGAGGTGTTCCCTCCGCCAGCGGGATCCTCCCCGGCGCTCCGCCTCGGCCTCTTCGTCGGCGGGTGGGTGCTCATGACGGTGGCGATGATGCTCCCCGCCAGCCTGCCGCTCCTCACCCTCTTCCGGCGGATGGTGCACCACCGCCGCCGTCGCGGGGGGCTGCTCGTCGCCCTGAGTGCGGGGTACCTAGGCGTGTGGGGCCTCTTCGGCCTGGGGGCCTACACCGGCGACCGGGTGGTCCACGTCGTCGTCGACCGCGCGGGCGCCGGGGCGGCGGCGGCCGCGCTGCTCCTCCCCACGGTCCTGCTGGCCGCCGGGCTCTACCAGTTCACCGGCTTGAAGGACCGCTGCCTGCAGGCCTGCCGGTCCCCCTACCTGTTCGTAGCCGAACGGTGGCGCGGCCGGCGGCCCGCGCTCGAGGCCTTCCGGCTGGGGGTGGACCACGGGCTCTTCTGCGTGGGGTGTTGCTGGACGCTGATGCTCCTGATGTTCGCCGTGGGGGTGGGGCACCTGACCTGGATGCTGGTGCTGGGCGCGGTCATGGGCACCGAACGCGCCGCGCCCTGGGGACGGGCCCTCACCCGTCCCGTGGGCGTGCTGCTGGTGCTCTGGGCCCTGGGCCGCCTGGTGCGCGGGGCGTAG
- a CDS encoding HD domain-containing protein produces MVETTPPPQRPGVSLEEVKRDPEVAAYIEKANEYTGAIGYTEHGFRHANLTANIAYNILKRLGYDDRQAQLAAVAGYLHDIGNLVGRVNHEHTGAVLAGGILARLGMAPDERAVVMGAIGNHEEPHGEPVSAVGAAVILSDKSDVHRTRVRNPDPTTFDIHDRVNYAVEHSFLRVDEKSRTITLELVIDTESSPVMEYFEIFLTRMVMCRRAAEFLGCSFKLTINGVKLL; encoded by the coding sequence CTGGTCGAGACCACCCCGCCGCCGCAGCGGCCGGGGGTCTCGCTGGAGGAGGTCAAGCGCGACCCCGAGGTGGCCGCCTACATCGAGAAGGCCAACGAGTACACCGGCGCCATCGGCTACACGGAGCACGGCTTCCGCCACGCCAACCTGACGGCCAACATCGCCTACAACATCCTCAAGCGACTGGGCTACGACGACCGCCAGGCCCAGCTCGCCGCCGTGGCCGGCTACCTGCACGACATCGGCAACCTGGTGGGTCGGGTGAACCACGAGCACACCGGGGCGGTGCTGGCCGGTGGGATCCTGGCCCGCCTGGGGATGGCCCCGGACGAGCGGGCGGTGGTCATGGGGGCCATCGGCAACCACGAGGAACCGCACGGCGAGCCGGTGAGCGCGGTGGGCGCCGCCGTCATCCTCTCCGACAAGTCGGACGTCCACCGCACCCGGGTGCGCAACCCCGACCCGACCACCTTTGACATCCACGACCGGGTGAACTACGCGGTGGAGCACTCCTTCCTGCGCGTGGACGAGAAGAGCCGCACCATCACCCTCGAACTGGTCATCGACACCGAGAGCTCGCCGGTGATGGAGTACTTCGAGATCTTCCTCACGCGCATGGTGATGTGCCGGCGGGCCGCCGAGTTCCTGGGGTGCTCCTTCAAGCTGACCATCAACGGGGTGAAGCTGCTCTAG
- the yajC gene encoding preprotein translocase subunit YajC: protein MTSQQLAGLIPLLVFFVLMYLLFWRPQMVQMRRRREMLAALRPGDRVVTIGGLHATILEVKDDVLVLELAPNVRVRADRAAVQSVRGRVAAMPERAAGGRR, encoded by the coding sequence ATGACCAGCCAGCAGCTGGCGGGGCTCATCCCGCTGCTCGTCTTCTTCGTGCTGATGTACCTGCTCTTCTGGCGGCCGCAGATGGTGCAGATGCGGCGGCGCCGGGAGATGCTGGCGGCGCTGCGGCCGGGCGACCGCGTCGTCACCATCGGCGGCCTGCACGCCACCATCCTCGAGGTGAAGGACGACGTCCTGGTGCTGGAGCTGGCCCCCAACGTGCGCGTGCGGGCCGACCGCGCCGCCGTCCAGAGCGTGCGCGGCCGGGTGGCGGCGATGCCGGAGCGCGCCGCCGGGGGGCGGCGGTGA
- a CDS encoding Glu/Leu/Phe/Val dehydrogenase, protein MDRDVLTPTAPHVSDNPWAMAQRQFDQAAERLALKRGLREYLRVPEWEFTVHFPVKMDDGTVRVFTGYRVMHSTVLGPTKGGIRYNPRVDLDEVRALAMWMTWKCALMHLPYGGAKGGVACDPHRLSPRELEALTRRYATEIAIIMGPKSDIPAPDVGTNEQVMAWMMDTYSMHRGYSVPAVVTGKPLAIGGSAGRREATGRGVSIIVREAARALRLPLAGEPVVVQGFGNVGSVAARLLHEAGCRVVAVSDVHGGIYQPGGLDIPAVERHVRATGSVVAFPGAEPVTNAELLELPCTVLVPAALEGQITWQNAGRIRARVIVEGANGPTTPEADEILARRGVTVVPDILANAGGVVVSYFEWVQDLQSFFWSEEEITRRLEAIMVRGFQRIWALAEAERVSLRTAALVLGVQRVAAALMRRGIYP, encoded by the coding sequence ATGGACCGCGACGTCCTCACCCCGACCGCACCGCATGTCAGCGACAACCCGTGGGCGATGGCCCAGCGCCAGTTCGACCAGGCGGCCGAGCGCCTCGCCCTCAAGCGCGGCCTGCGGGAGTACCTGCGCGTCCCCGAGTGGGAGTTCACCGTGCACTTCCCGGTGAAGATGGACGACGGCACCGTGCGCGTCTTCACCGGGTACCGCGTCATGCACAGCACCGTGCTCGGTCCCACGAAGGGGGGCATCCGCTACAACCCGCGGGTGGACCTGGACGAGGTGCGGGCGCTGGCCATGTGGATGACGTGGAAGTGCGCCCTGATGCACCTCCCCTACGGCGGGGCCAAGGGCGGCGTGGCCTGCGACCCCCACCGCCTCTCCCCGCGCGAGCTGGAGGCCCTGACCCGCCGGTACGCCACCGAGATCGCCATCATCATGGGCCCGAAGAGCGACATCCCGGCGCCGGACGTGGGGACGAACGAGCAGGTCATGGCCTGGATGATGGACACCTACTCCATGCACCGCGGCTACTCGGTCCCCGCCGTCGTCACCGGCAAGCCGCTGGCCATCGGCGGCTCGGCCGGCCGGCGCGAGGCCACCGGACGCGGGGTGTCCATCATCGTGCGGGAGGCGGCGCGGGCCCTCCGGCTGCCGCTGGCGGGCGAACCGGTCGTCGTGCAGGGCTTCGGCAATGTCGGCTCGGTGGCGGCCCGCCTCCTCCACGAGGCCGGGTGCCGGGTCGTGGCGGTGAGCGACGTGCACGGCGGCATCTACCAGCCGGGCGGGCTGGACATCCCGGCCGTGGAGCGCCACGTCCGCGCCACGGGCAGCGTCGTCGCCTTCCCGGGAGCGGAGCCGGTGACGAACGCCGAGCTGCTGGAGCTGCCCTGCACCGTCCTCGTGCCGGCGGCGCTGGAGGGCCAGATCACCTGGCAGAACGCCGGGCGCATCCGCGCGCGGGTGATCGTGGAAGGGGCGAACGGCCCGACGACGCCCGAGGCGGACGAGATCCTGGCCCGCCGCGGCGTGACCGTCGTCCCGGACATCCTGGCCAACGCCGGCGGCGTCGTCGTCTCCTACTTCGAGTGGGTGCAGGACCTGCAGTCCTTCTTCTGGTCGGAGGAGGAGATCACCCGGCGCCTCGAGGCCATCATGGTGCGCGGCTTCCAGCGCATCTGGGCGCTGGCGGAGGCGGAGCGGGTCAGCCTGCGCACCGCCGCTCTGGTCCTGGGCGTCCAGCGCGTCGCCGCGGCACTGATGCGCCGCGGCATCTACCCGTAG
- a CDS encoding DNA-3-methyladenine glycosylase 2 family protein: protein MDCLEEDAYRRVLLLDGQAVTVRVTQTGPPAAPRLLVEAAGTPATATPAIRRWLERVLGLRVDLAPFYRMAAFDPRLGPLAHRFRGLRPPQFPSVFEAVVNAIACQQVSLALGLTLLNRLALAFGRRPARGGGWAFPAPEDLARVPPAALHRLGFSRAKAEAIVELARAVRAGLDLEGLRRLSDAAAMGRLLALRGIGRWSAEYVLLRGLGRLHVFPADDLGAQASLQRWFGLPHRPDRDEVQRLLAPWQPYAGLVYFHLLLDGLARRGLVLGGGADDGGEAPEAGAGPEESRGAAGGGPG, encoded by the coding sequence GTGGACTGCCTGGAGGAGGATGCCTACCGCCGCGTCCTCCTCCTCGACGGGCAGGCGGTGACGGTGCGCGTCACCCAGACCGGCCCGCCCGCGGCGCCACGCCTCCTGGTCGAGGCCGCCGGGACGCCGGCGACGGCCACGCCGGCCATCCGCCGGTGGCTCGAGCGCGTGCTCGGGCTCCGGGTGGACCTGGCCCCCTTCTACCGCATGGCCGCGTTCGACCCGCGCCTGGGGCCGCTGGCCCACCGCTTCCGCGGCCTGCGGCCGCCCCAGTTCCCCAGCGTCTTCGAGGCGGTCGTGAACGCCATCGCCTGCCAGCAGGTCTCGCTCGCGCTGGGGCTCACGCTCCTCAACCGCCTGGCGCTGGCCTTCGGCCGCCGGCCCGCTCGGGGCGGCGGGTGGGCCTTCCCGGCCCCCGAGGACCTGGCGCGCGTCCCCCCGGCGGCGCTCCACCGCCTCGGCTTCAGCCGGGCGAAGGCGGAGGCCATCGTCGAGCTGGCCCGCGCGGTGCGGGCGGGGCTCGACCTGGAAGGGCTGCGCCGCCTGAGCGACGCGGCGGCGATGGGGCGGCTGCTGGCCCTGCGCGGCATCGGCCGGTGGAGCGCCGAGTACGTGCTCCTGCGCGGGCTGGGGCGGCTGCACGTCTTCCCGGCCGACGACCTGGGGGCACAGGCCAGCCTGCAGCGCTGGTTCGGCCTCCCGCACCGGCCGGACCGCGACGAGGTCCAGCGCCTGCTCGCCCCCTGGCAGCCCTACGCGGGGCTGGTCTACTTCCACCTCTTGCTGGACGGCCTGGCGCGGCGGGGCCTGGTGCTCGGCGGCGGCGCAGACGATGGCGGGGAGGCACCCGAGGCCGGCGCGGGACCTGAAGAGAGCCGTGGCGCGGCGGGCGGCGGTCCCGGGTAG
- a CDS encoding deaminase has translation MWERLAAPWQACLEEAWAAYCAGSVPAGAVVVDGEGRIQSRGRNRRRDAHTGVLPLAGVRLAHAELNALLVLSPAVDPRACTLYATSEPCPLCVGALAVAHIRRLHYASREPWAGGVALLRLTPYLAGKGIAVQGPEDPDLEEAIVAATVESFLHGHPTREGRIVEAYRQVTPVGVEVGWQLFASGDLRRWRDQGIAAARVWTWLGEMVTVARARLAVPAPPP, from the coding sequence ATGTGGGAGCGTCTGGCCGCCCCCTGGCAGGCGTGCCTGGAGGAAGCCTGGGCGGCGTACTGCGCCGGCTCGGTCCCCGCCGGGGCCGTGGTGGTGGACGGCGAGGGGCGCATCCAGAGCCGCGGGCGGAACCGCCGCCGGGACGCGCACACCGGCGTGCTGCCCCTGGCCGGGGTGCGCCTGGCCCATGCCGAGTTGAACGCGCTGCTCGTCCTGAGCCCCGCCGTCGACCCGCGCGCCTGCACGCTCTACGCCACGAGCGAACCCTGCCCGCTGTGCGTCGGCGCCCTGGCCGTGGCCCACATCCGCCGCCTGCACTACGCCAGCCGCGAGCCCTGGGCCGGCGGGGTGGCGCTGCTGCGGCTCACGCCCTACCTGGCCGGCAAGGGGATCGCCGTCCAGGGACCGGAGGACCCCGACCTGGAGGAAGCCATCGTAGCGGCGACGGTGGAGTCCTTCCTCCACGGCCACCCGACCCGGGAGGGGCGCATCGTGGAGGCGTACCGTCAGGTGACGCCGGTCGGTGTGGAGGTGGGCTGGCAGCTCTTCGCCTCCGGCGACCTGCGCCGCTGGCGCGACCAGGGGATCGCGGCCGCGCGGGTCTGGACCTGGCTCGGCGAGATGGTCACGGTCGCGCGCGCCCGTCTCGCCGTCCCCGCCCCTCCGCCCTAA
- a CDS encoding SpoIID/LytB domain-containing protein, with product MGSPARLAFLLAALAVALAGGLVPARHTRASAGQLVRVGILLAQPSVTVSTPAPATLGDPASQQAEALPAGTYEFRPVPGGITAAGRTYGPVVRLQPTSAPLAVGSRAYRGVIELRRAGQGITVVNELDVEEYLYGVLKMEVDPRWPAETLKAQAVAARTLAFASLGRFAAEGYDLRATTDSQVYGGVNAEDPRATAAVDATRGMVATYGGRPIFAAYHADSGGMTEASELVWGVAYPYLRSVPDPWVEGSPVGQWLTRVDLPELEARLRRAGRPVSGVTGVEVAALSPSGRVLAVRVTGGHGTLELKGTELRTLVGVSVLRSTLFTLRLVPNDEVAAAEFQGRGSGHGVGLSQWGARGMGLAGRSYVEILQHYYRGVQVERRS from the coding sequence ATGGGCTCCCCGGCGCGCCTCGCCTTCCTGCTGGCGGCGCTGGCCGTCGCGCTCGCCGGCGGGCTCGTGCCAGCACGGCACACCCGCGCCTCCGCCGGACAGCTCGTACGGGTGGGGATCCTCCTGGCGCAGCCGTCGGTGACCGTCTCGACACCGGCGCCCGCCACCCTCGGCGATCCGGCGAGCCAGCAGGCGGAGGCCCTCCCGGCGGGGACCTACGAGTTCCGGCCGGTGCCGGGCGGCATCACCGCAGCCGGGCGGACCTATGGCCCCGTCGTCCGGCTCCAGCCGACCTCAGCCCCCCTGGCCGTCGGCTCGCGCGCCTACCGCGGCGTGATCGAGCTGCGGCGCGCCGGTCAGGGGATCACGGTGGTGAACGAGCTCGACGTCGAAGAGTACCTCTACGGCGTCCTGAAGATGGAGGTCGACCCACGGTGGCCGGCGGAGACGCTGAAGGCGCAGGCGGTGGCGGCGCGCACCCTGGCCTTCGCCTCCCTGGGGCGGTTCGCCGCCGAGGGGTACGACCTGCGGGCCACCACCGACTCGCAGGTCTACGGCGGGGTGAACGCCGAGGACCCGCGGGCCACGGCGGCGGTGGACGCCACCCGGGGAATGGTGGCCACATATGGCGGCAGGCCCATCTTCGCCGCCTACCACGCCGACTCGGGAGGGATGACCGAGGCCAGCGAGCTGGTGTGGGGCGTGGCCTATCCCTACCTGCGCTCGGTGCCGGATCCCTGGGTGGAGGGCTCCCCGGTAGGCCAGTGGCTCACCCGCGTCGACCTCCCGGAACTGGAGGCGCGGCTGCGCCGGGCCGGCCGGCCGGTGAGCGGCGTGACGGGGGTCGAGGTGGCCGCTCTCTCGCCGTCGGGGCGCGTCCTGGCCGTGCGCGTCACCGGCGGCCACGGGACGCTCGAGCTGAAAGGGACCGAGTTGCGGACGCTGGTGGGGGTGAGCGTCCTGCGCAGCACGCTCTTCACCCTGCGCCTCGTCCCCAACGACGAGGTGGCGGCCGCCGAGTTCCAGGGGCGCGGCTCGGGGCACGGCGTGGGGCTGAGCCAGTGGGGCGCGCGCGGCATGGGGCTGGCGGGACGCTCCTACGTGGAGATCCTGCAGCACTACTACCGGGGGGTGCAGGTGGAGCGACGCTCTTAG
- a CDS encoding DUF2905 family protein: MVNDLAPIGRVLILLGVVLVAVGVLVTVLGRIPRLPGDIVIRRDGFIFYFPIVTSLVLSLLLTILLTVVLSRR, from the coding sequence ATGGTGAACGACCTCGCGCCCATCGGCCGGGTGCTCATCCTCCTGGGCGTGGTCCTGGTCGCGGTCGGCGTGCTGGTCACGGTGCTGGGGCGGATCCCGCGCCTGCCCGGGGACATCGTCATCCGACGGGACGGGTTCATCTTCTACTTCCCCATCGTCACGAGCCTGGTGCTCAGCCTGCTCCTCACCATCCTCCTGACGGTCGTGTTGAGCCGCCGCTGA
- the ruvB gene encoding Holliday junction branch migration DNA helicase RuvB: MAPEGARDRRGAAAGGAVAADEEVLIRSLRPQRLDECIGQARVIEGLRISLQAARERGEPVDHILLHGPPGLGKTTIAGVVANEMGGHFVQTSGPALERGGDLMGILTNLERGDVLFIDEIHRLPRAVEELLYPAMEDFCVHFVIDKGAHARTLRYRLKPFTLVGATTRAGLLSSPLRERFGIVHHLDFFPVEDLERVVLRSAAILGVEVTPDGAHEIARRARGTPRIANRLLRRVRDFAQVRGDGRITGPLAREALDFEGVDDAGLDELDRRLLRGVIEVYRGGPVGIEALAATLNEEVQTLEEVVEPFLLTRGFLSRTPAGRRATPAAYRHLGLTPPEGGRDQGQLW; this comes from the coding sequence ATGGCGCCTGAGGGCGCGCGCGACCGGCGCGGTGCGGCGGCCGGCGGGGCGGTGGCGGCGGACGAGGAGGTCCTCATCCGCAGCCTGCGACCGCAGCGGCTCGACGAGTGCATCGGGCAGGCCCGGGTCATCGAGGGACTGCGCATCAGCCTGCAGGCCGCCCGCGAGCGCGGCGAGCCCGTGGACCACATCCTGCTGCACGGCCCCCCCGGGCTGGGGAAGACGACCATCGCCGGCGTGGTGGCCAACGAGATGGGCGGCCACTTCGTCCAGACCTCCGGCCCGGCCCTGGAGCGCGGCGGCGACCTCATGGGGATCCTGACGAACCTGGAGCGCGGGGACGTCCTCTTCATCGACGAGATCCACCGCCTGCCGCGGGCGGTGGAGGAACTCCTCTACCCGGCCATGGAGGACTTCTGCGTCCACTTCGTCATCGACAAGGGCGCGCACGCCCGCACGCTGCGCTACCGGCTGAAGCCCTTCACCCTGGTGGGCGCCACGACCCGCGCCGGGCTGCTCTCCTCGCCGCTGCGCGAGCGGTTCGGCATCGTCCACCACCTCGACTTCTTCCCGGTGGAGGACCTGGAGCGCGTCGTCCTGCGCTCGGCGGCCATCCTGGGGGTGGAGGTCACCCCCGATGGCGCCCACGAGATCGCCCGCCGCGCCCGCGGCACCCCCCGCATCGCCAACCGCCTGCTGCGGCGGGTGCGCGACTTCGCCCAGGTGCGGGGGGACGGGCGCATCACGGGGCCGCTGGCGCGGGAGGCGCTAGACTTTGAAGGGGTGGACGACGCCGGGCTCGACGAGCTGGACCGCCGCCTGCTGCGGGGGGTCATCGAGGTCTACCGGGGTGGCCCGGTAGGGATCGAGGCGCTGGCGGCGACGCTGAACGAGGAGGTGCAGACGCTGGAGGAGGTGGTGGAGCCCTTCCTGCTCACGCGCGGCTTCCTCTCGCGGACGCCGGCCGGCCGCCGGGCCACCCCCGCGGCCTACCGCCACCTCGGCCTGACCCCGCCGGAGGGGGGACGCGACCAGGGGCAGCTATGGTGA